A DNA window from Leptolyngbya sp. KIOST-1 contains the following coding sequences:
- a CDS encoding hybrid sensor histidine kinase/response regulator, which translates to MARNGDAALASPLNPAAVRVLLIEDNLAEARFLQEVLKGAPRCRFQLSHAQRLGEAIAQLGEGAFDVALLDLTLPDSSGLDSLDLLLSQAPSLPVVVLTNTNDDDLAVAAVRHGAQDYLMKRSLQQEVLVRSLFYAIERQRADAALREANEILEDRVRARTAELEATNRHLRQEIEQRQRIQERLTLAQNAASIGTFEWWVGGPETAGGVDLMSRFSANWPWPIHSDDRERVHQELRRALQQGQGLNTEFRILVGDRVHWLTINSSLICDLETHSEGLLGIHMDITDKKQLEAQFLRSQRLESLGTLASGIAHDLNNILTPILLVVQLLPLKLRPMDPWLQGKLNILEASAQRGADLVKQILAFTRGVEGKRFALQVHHLLADIRQLVQQTLPKSVEVSTEVAKDLWPVWGDPTQLHQVFMNLCVNARDAMPEGGVLRIAAANVTLDAAAAQRYLQAQPGGYVVVTVADTGTGMAPEVLNRIFDPFFTTKSLGQGTGLGLSAVLGIVHSHGGFIDVQSQVGQGSRFQVYLPATLATNPDDPPAPVQIDGRQTTVLVVDDEPAVCETVRMVLELHNYRVLVAAGGQAAIALLTQHPTPIHTVLMDLMMPTMDGLTAIPLLKAINPNLRAIAMSGLNSTDAVARAEQQGFEGFLPKPFNPQELLEQIQLGH; encoded by the coding sequence TTGGCTAGAAACGGCGACGCTGCCCTCGCCTCTCCCCTGAACCCGGCGGCGGTGCGCGTACTGTTAATTGAGGACAACCTGGCGGAGGCCCGGTTTTTACAGGAGGTGTTGAAGGGAGCGCCCCGCTGCCGCTTTCAGCTCAGCCACGCCCAGCGGTTGGGGGAGGCGATCGCCCAGCTGGGGGAGGGCGCCTTTGATGTGGCCCTGCTGGACCTCACCCTGCCCGACAGCAGCGGCCTCGATTCCCTCGATCTACTGCTCAGCCAGGCCCCCAGCCTGCCGGTGGTGGTGCTGACCAATACCAACGACGATGACCTGGCGGTGGCTGCCGTGCGCCACGGGGCCCAGGACTACCTGATGAAGCGATCGCTGCAACAGGAGGTGCTGGTGCGATCGCTGTTCTATGCGATCGAGCGGCAGCGGGCCGACGCCGCCCTGCGGGAGGCCAACGAGATTTTAGAAGACCGGGTGCGGGCCCGCACCGCCGAACTAGAGGCGACTAACCGCCACCTGCGCCAGGAGATCGAACAGCGCCAGCGCATCCAGGAACGCCTCACCCTGGCCCAGAACGCCGCCAGTATCGGCACCTTTGAGTGGTGGGTTGGGGGGCCGGAGACGGCGGGTGGGGTTGATCTGATGAGTCGCTTCAGCGCCAACTGGCCCTGGCCAATCCACAGCGACGACCGGGAACGGGTCCACCAGGAACTGCGGCGGGCCCTGCAACAGGGGCAGGGGCTCAACACCGAATTTCGCATTTTAGTGGGGGATCGGGTGCACTGGCTGACGATCAACAGCAGCCTGATCTGCGATCTGGAGACCCACAGCGAGGGGCTGCTGGGCATCCACATGGACATTACCGACAAAAAACAGCTGGAGGCTCAGTTTTTGCGATCGCAGCGGCTGGAGAGCCTGGGCACCCTGGCCAGCGGCATTGCCCATGACCTCAACAATATCCTGACGCCGATCTTGCTGGTGGTGCAGCTGTTGCCCCTGAAGCTGCGCCCCATGGACCCCTGGCTCCAGGGCAAGCTGAATATTCTCGAGGCCAGCGCCCAGCGGGGGGCCGACCTGGTCAAACAAATTCTGGCCTTTACCCGGGGGGTGGAGGGCAAGCGCTTCGCCCTCCAGGTCCATCACCTGCTGGCGGACATTCGCCAACTGGTACAGCAAACCCTGCCCAAGTCCGTGGAGGTCTCCACGGAGGTAGCCAAGGATCTCTGGCCGGTGTGGGGCGATCCCACCCAACTGCACCAGGTGTTTATGAACCTCTGTGTCAATGCCCGCGATGCTATGCCCGAGGGCGGGGTGTTGCGGATTGCGGCGGCCAATGTCACCCTGGATGCGGCGGCGGCCCAGCGCTATCTCCAGGCCCAGCCGGGGGGGTATGTGGTGGTAACCGTGGCCGATACCGGCACTGGCATGGCGCCGGAGGTGCTCAACCGCATTTTTGACCCCTTCTTCACCACCAAATCCCTGGGGCAGGGCACCGGCCTGGGGCTGTCGGCGGTGCTGGGCATTGTCCATAGCCACGGTGGCTTTATCGATGTGCAAAGCCAGGTGGGGCAGGGTAGCCGGTTTCAGGTCTATCTGCCCGCCACCCTGGCCACCAACCCCGATGATCCCCCGGCCCCGGTGCAGATCGATGGCCGCCAGACTACGGTGCTGGTGGTGGACGATGAGCCGGCGGTCTGCGAGACGGTGCGCATGGTGCTGGAACTGCACAACTACCGGGTGTTGGTGGCGGCTGGGGGCCAGGCCGCGATCGCCCTGCTGACCCAGCACCCCACCCCCATCCACACGGTGCTGATGGATCTGATGATGCCCACCATGGACGGACTGACGGCGATTCCCCTGCTGAAGGCCATTAACCCCAACCTGCGGGCGATCGCCATGAGCGGTCTCAACTCCACCGATGCCGTGGCCCGGGCCGAACAGCAGGGTTTCGAGGGGTTTCTGCCCAAGCCCTTCAACCCCCAAGAACTGCTGGAACAGATTCAGCTAGGCCACTAA